A window of the Gorilla gorilla gorilla isolate KB3781 chromosome 8, NHGRI_mGorGor1-v2.1_pri, whole genome shotgun sequence genome harbors these coding sequences:
- the ATP5F1C gene encoding ATP synthase subunit gamma, mitochondrial isoform X2 — MFSRAGVAGLSAWTLQPQWIQVRNMATLKDITRRLKSIKNIQKITKSMKMVAAAKYARAERELKPARIYGLGSLALYEKADIKGPEDKKKHLLIGVSSDRGLCGAIHSSIAKQMKSEVATLTAAGKEVMLVGIGDKIRGILYRTHSDQFLVAFKEVGRKPPTFGDASVIALELLNSGYEFDEGSIIFNKFRSVISYKTEEKPIFSLNTVASADSMSIYDDIDADVLQNYQEYNLANIIYYSLKESTTSEQSARMTAMDNASKNASEMIDKLTLTFNRTRQAVITKELIEIISGAAAL, encoded by the exons ATGTTCTCTCGCGCGGGCGTCGCTGGGCTGTCGGCCTGGACCTTGCAGCCGCAATG GATTCAAGTTCGAAATATGGCAACTTTGAAAGATA TTACCAGGAGACTAAAGTCCATCAAAAACATCCAGAAAATTACCAAGTCTATGAAAATGGTAGCAGCAGCAAAATATGCCCGAGCTGAGAGAGAGCTGAAACCAGCTCGAATATATGGATTGGGATCTTTAG ctcTGTATGAAAAAGCTGATATCAAGGGGCCTGAAGACAAGAAGAAACACCTCCTTATTGGTGTGTCCTCAGATCGAGGACTGTGTGGTGCTATTCATTCCTCCATTGCTAAACAGATGAAAAGCGAGGTTGCTACACTAACAGCAGCTGGGAAAGAAGTTATGCTTGTTGGAATTGGTGACAAAATCAGAGGCATACTTTATag GACTCATTCTGACCAGTTTCTGGTGGCATTCAAAGAAGTGGGAAGAAAGCCCCCCACTTTCGGAGATGCGTCAGTCATTGCCCTTGAATTACTAAATTCTGGATATGAATTTGATGAAGGCTCCATCATCTTTAATAAATTCAG GTCTGTCATCTCCTATAAGACAGAAGAAAAGCCCATCTTTTCCCTTAATACCGTTGCAAGTGCTG ACAGCATGAGTATCTATGATGATATTGATGCTGACGTGCTGCAAAATTACCAAGAATACAATCTAGCCAACATCATCTACTACTCTCTGAAGGAGTCCACCACTAGTGAGCAGAGTGCCAGGATGACAGCCATGGACAATGCCAGCAAGAATGCCT ctGAGATGATTGACAAATTGACATTGACATTCAACCGTACCCGCCAAGCTGTCATCACAAAAGAGTTGATTGAAATTATCTCTGGTGCTGCAGCTCT
- the ATP5F1C gene encoding ATP synthase subunit gamma, mitochondrial isoform X1 yields the protein MFSRAGVAGLSAWTLQPQWIQVRNMATLKDITRRLKSIKNIQKITKSMKMVAAAKYARAERELKPARIYGLGSLALYEKADIKGPEDKKKHLLIGVSSDRGLCGAIHSSIAKQMKSEVATLTAAGKEVMLVGIGDKIRGILYRTHSDQFLVAFKEVGRKPPTFGDASVIALELLNSGYEFDEGSIIFNKFRSVISYKTEEKPIFSLNTVASADSMSIYDDIDADVLQNYQEYNLANIIYYSLKESTTSEQSARMTAMDNASKNASEMIDKLTLTFNRTRQAVITKELIEIISGAAALD from the exons ATGTTCTCTCGCGCGGGCGTCGCTGGGCTGTCGGCCTGGACCTTGCAGCCGCAATG GATTCAAGTTCGAAATATGGCAACTTTGAAAGATA TTACCAGGAGACTAAAGTCCATCAAAAACATCCAGAAAATTACCAAGTCTATGAAAATGGTAGCAGCAGCAAAATATGCCCGAGCTGAGAGAGAGCTGAAACCAGCTCGAATATATGGATTGGGATCTTTAG ctcTGTATGAAAAAGCTGATATCAAGGGGCCTGAAGACAAGAAGAAACACCTCCTTATTGGTGTGTCCTCAGATCGAGGACTGTGTGGTGCTATTCATTCCTCCATTGCTAAACAGATGAAAAGCGAGGTTGCTACACTAACAGCAGCTGGGAAAGAAGTTATGCTTGTTGGAATTGGTGACAAAATCAGAGGCATACTTTATag GACTCATTCTGACCAGTTTCTGGTGGCATTCAAAGAAGTGGGAAGAAAGCCCCCCACTTTCGGAGATGCGTCAGTCATTGCCCTTGAATTACTAAATTCTGGATATGAATTTGATGAAGGCTCCATCATCTTTAATAAATTCAG GTCTGTCATCTCCTATAAGACAGAAGAAAAGCCCATCTTTTCCCTTAATACCGTTGCAAGTGCTG ACAGCATGAGTATCTATGATGATATTGATGCTGACGTGCTGCAAAATTACCAAGAATACAATCTAGCCAACATCATCTACTACTCTCTGAAGGAGTCCACCACTAGTGAGCAGAGTGCCAGGATGACAGCCATGGACAATGCCAGCAAGAATGCCT ctGAGATGATTGACAAATTGACATTGACATTCAACCGTACCCGCCAAGCTGTCATCACAAAAGAGTTGATTGAAATTATCTCTGGTGCTGCAGCTCT